In the Deinococcus arcticus genome, one interval contains:
- the rpsQ gene encoding 30S ribosomal protein S17 — protein MKKTFTGVVVSDKADKTVSVKVERKFAHPLYGKVVTRSHKYAAHDENNEYKVGDRVEIIAVRPISKTKTWKVTKLVERPRGIETTAVDTEGGNA, from the coding sequence ATGAAAAAGACCTTTACGGGCGTCGTCGTGAGCGACAAGGCCGACAAGACGGTCAGCGTCAAGGTCGAGCGCAAGTTTGCTCACCCCCTGTACGGCAAGGTTGTGACCCGCAGCCACAAGTACGCGGCCCACGACGAGAACAACGAATACAAGGTGGGTGACCGCGTGGAGATCATCGCCGTGCGCCCCATCAGCAAGACCAAGACCTGGAAGGTGACCAAGCTGGTCGAGCGTCCCCGTGGCATCGAGACCACGGCGGTGGACACCGAAGGCGGTAACGCATGA
- the rplN gene encoding 50S ribosomal protein L14 translates to MIMPQSRLDVADNSGAREIMCIRVLNSGIGGKGLTTGGGGNKRYAHVGDIIVASVKDAAPRGTVKAGDVVKAVVVRTSHAIKRADGSTIRFDKNAAVIINNQGEPRGTRVFGPVARELRDRRFMKIVSLAPEVL, encoded by the coding sequence ATGATCATGCCCCAGTCCCGCCTGGACGTGGCGGACAACAGCGGCGCGCGCGAGATCATGTGCATCCGCGTGCTGAACAGCGGCATCGGCGGTAAGGGTCTGACCACCGGCGGCGGCGGCAACAAGCGCTACGCCCACGTGGGTGACATCATCGTGGCTTCCGTCAAGGACGCTGCGCCGCGCGGCACCGTGAAGGCCGGCGACGTGGTCAAGGCCGTGGTCGTGCGTACGTCACACGCCATCAAGCGTGCCGACGGCAGCACCATCCGCTTCGACAAGAACGCCGCCGTCATCATCAACAACCAGGGCGAGCCCCGTGGTACCCGCGTCTTCGGGCCGGTGGCCCGCGAGCTGCGCGACCGCCGCTTCATGAAGATCGTGTCCCTGGC